The sequence CCTCCACCCGGTAAGTCCTTCCAACCGGCGGACATTCGTACAGGCCCGCCTGCCTGGAGAGTGGAACTCTCTTTCCCTCTCGTGGCCCGGTGACGACCTCGTGACGGGCGTTTTCGGCCTCACGGGCGCGATTTCCGTCCAACACCCGACGTCCTCCCGACGGGCACCGGTGTTGCACAGAGGCCCTCCGACTGCGGCGGGGAGGCGAGGGACATGGGCGGGTGGGGGTTCGATGAACGGGCGAGGCGGGGCCTTCTCGCCGCGGTCCTTCTGGGCATGCCGGCGCTCGCGAGCGCTGGAACTCCGGCCCCGGAGGTAGAGGCCTCCAGCACGGAGGCGGCGGAGGACACGCTCTCGGGTGGGGTGGTGGATGGCGTGGAGGGGCTCGAGGGCGATGTGCCGGCCAGCGCGGCCGCGGAGGGGCCCACGGGCGACGACTCGGACGAGGTGATGGAGGGGGCGCTGGCGGAAGCAATCCCAGCGAAGGGCGTGTCCGAGGAGCAGCTGTCGCCCGTGGGCCCGGTGCCGGGTAAGTCGGCGCCCGCGGCGGAGCAGCCGGGCAAGAAGAAGAAGAAGGTGAAGCCGGGTGAGGCCCAGGACGACTCGCTGGGTGAGAACCCCGACGCGGTGGACGACACGGCCGCGGAGGACCGGCAGGCCCTGCGCGTCGTCGGCCGGGTGTACGCGAGGGCTCGCGCGGACGAGCGCCAGAAGTACGCGCGCTCGCTGAGCATCCCCTCCGCCCGCGTGGGCGTGAGCACGTCGCTGTCCAACCTCGAGGCGGAGGTGACGGCGGACCTGGCGGATGACTCGGTTCTGAAGGACGCCTTCGTGCGGCTCGCGGACGACGCGAAGCGCTTCCGTATCTACGGCGGCCAGTTCAAGTCGCCCTTTCTCCAGCGCTCGCTGGAGTCCTCGTGGGATTTGCCCATGCAGGGCCGCGGGCTGGTGGAGGACTACCTCACCGAGGTGCACCAGCTCGGCGGCCGCAGGCTGGGGCTGATGGGCGAGGTGCGGCTGAAGGACGTCTGGGGCCTCAAGCTGTCCGCTGGCGTGTTCGAGGGCGGCAAGGACGAGGCGGGAGTCCGCATGAAGGAGGACGCCTCCGCGCGGCTGAGCCTGCGTCCTTTCAAGGCCCTCACCGTGGGCGTGAGCACCTACGTGGCGGAGGCGATGGACATGGCGCGCAAGCACGCGGTGGCCGGCGACGTGGGGCTTCGGCTGGGCGGGCTGGCGCTGACCGGCGAGGCCGTCACCGGCCGGCTGCCGCTGGGCCCCTTCACCGCGCAGCTGCTGCTGGCGCACTACACGCTGCCCGTGGGCAGTGAAGAGTGGGCAATCCAGCCGATGGCGGGCGTCGAGGCGCTCCAGCTTCGCGGGGACGTGGAGGGCAAGGGCCACGCGATGGTGGGCGGCCTCAATGTCCTGCTGGGAGACCGCTTCAAGGCGCAGTTCCAGGCGGAGCGCGCGCTGCGTCCCGGGGACGAGGCCGCCGCGCTCGAGTACTCGCTGCAGCTCGCCACCCGTTTCTGAGCACGGAGAGGAAGACCATGCTCTCGTTCGCCGAGGGGGAAGTCACCAAGCTCCGGCGTGAGTTCAAGCTGGTGCTGGAAGAGGAAGCGACGCAGGCCCTGTGCGGGCTGCTGTCGCAGGAGCTGGGGGGGCACCTGCCTCCGCCCACGCGCATCGTCTCTGTCTATTTCGACCGGCCGGGCTGTCCGCTGGCGTCGCGCGCGCTGCGCACGCCGGATGACTGCCTGAAGGTCCGGACCAAGGAGTACTCGCCGGACCTGGGTGCCGGCGGCGTGCAGCGGGTGGTGGTGGAGGTGAAGCGCGAGCGGCGGGGCCTGACGCAGAAGCGGCGGGTGTGGGTGCCGCGCGCGGACCTGGGCCGGGTGCTGCGCGGCGGCGCGGGCCTGCTGCCGCTCATCGCCGGGGGCAGCCTCATCCCGGTGCTGGCCGTCACCTACAAGCGGCACGTGTACCAGGCCACGCAGTCGTGGCGGGTGACGGTGGACCGGGACATCGCCTACCACGCGATTACGCCGGAGCTGGCGATGTCGCAGCTGGCGCTGACGGCGGAGCGGCTGGGGCCGCCCCAGTGGATGGACCACCGCGTCGTGGTGGAAGTGAAGCATCTCGGGCACGTGCTGCCCGAGTGGCTGGCGTCGCTCAATCCGGGCGGAGCGCCGGCATACAGCAAGTTCGCGGAAGGGATGGCGAGGGTGCACGCCTTCGTCACGGATGGGGTCGCAGGGGGATAGGGCACCGTGTTCATCGACTTCGAGGGGATTGACGGCAGTGGCAAGACAACGCTCTCCAACCTGCTGGCCGCGCGGCTCAAGCGGCTCGGCTACCGGGTGGCGCATGCGCGAGAGGGGGGCGAGCTGCAGGCGCCCGCGGCGCGGCGCGTCCGGGAGCTGACGCGTGACTCACGGCTGCTGGAGATGTCTCCACGCACCGAGTTCTTCCTCAACCTGGCGCGTGACGCGCAGCAGTTGGACGAAGTGGTGGCTCCCGCGCTGCGGCGGGGCGAGGTGTGCATCACCGACCGCTACCTGTACTCGCAGCTGGCGCTGAGCGGCGGCGGGCGCGGGCTGCCCATGTCGGAGCTGCTGCCGGCGTGCGAGCTGGCCTCGCAGGGGCTGTGGCCGGACCTGGTGGTCCTGGTGGACGTGGACCCGGACCTGGCGCGCTGGCGCAAGCGCCTGGGCAAGCTGCAGAGCGCCCGGGTCAGCGACGGCGACAGCCGCAAGGGGCTGGCCGGAGCGGGGCTGGCGGTGCGGGTGCGGGAGTCCTTCCTGGAGATGGCGCGCAAGGATCCGCAGCGCTGGCTCATCCTGGAGAACAACGACGTGCCGCTGCGCGTGCTGGAGCAGCGGCTGGTGGACGCGGTGGTGGCGCGGCTGGAGGGGCGTGAGGTGCCGGTGCAGCGCATCGTCCCCGCGCCGGCCGCCCTGCCCTCCGGAGCGACGACGGTGGAGAACGCGGAGGAGCGCTTCTTCCAGGCGCTCGACTCGGTGGAGGTGCGCGAGCCCGCGCTGGCGGCGTGGATGGTGGGCGGCCTGCCCGGGCCTTCCGCGCACCAGCGGCGCCTGGCGTACATGGAGCGCTTCCCGGCCCTCACCGCGCGCGGCCTGGGCGGGCTGGACGACGACGCGGCGTGGACGCTGCGCGACGTGCTGGCGCCGGTGGCGCCCGCGGAGGTGGCCACCAGCCTGGGCGGCCTGACGGGCCCGCGGGCGATGATGCTGCGCGAGCGCCTGTACGCGCAGGCCCCGGTGGAGGTGCTGGCGGGCCTCAAGGGTGACAGCTCGCCCCAGGCGTGGGCGCTGCGCGAGCGCGGCATGCGGGATGGCCGGCTGGCGGACGTGCTGTCCGGGCTGGCCGGCGTGGACGGTGACGAGTCCTGGGTTGTGCGCGAGGCGGGCATGCAGCGCAAGCTGTACGCGGACGTGGCGCGCAGCCTGGGCGGGCTCACCACGGGGCGCGCGGACGCGCTGCGCGAGGTGCTGCTCGCGCATGACCGGCTGGCGGTGCTGCGCAGCACCACCGGGGTGTCCACTCCGGTGGCCCGAGGCCTGCGCGAGGCGCTGGCGGGCAAGGCGCTGAAGCTGGTGCTGCGCTCGCTCACCGGCCTCACCACCGAGGAGGCCTGGGCGCTGCGCGAGAAGGGCGCGCCGCTGACGAAGGAGGCGCTGGACTCGGTGGACGGGCTGGATGACTCGCGTGCATGGCAGCTGCGCGTGGCGCACCTGGGCCGCTGGCCGTCCACCGTGGTGTCGTCGCTGAAGGGACTGCCGCTGGGGCCACACGCCCGGACGCTCATCGACCGCGTGCTCGAGGAGAACCCGGGCCGGCTGCCGGTGCTGCGCAACGCGTACGCCGTCATCGCCACGGCGCGGTACGCCGTCACGCACACCCGCGCGCCCCGCCCGGAGGCGGAGGTCTCCCCGCAGCTGGCGCTCCAGGGATAGGCATACATGGACCCCTTCTCGACGATTCTCCAAAGCGCGAAGTCGGAGCTGGGCTCGGTGCCCGTCGCCGCCATGCTTCCCCGGATGCTGGCGGCGGCCCTCATCGGCGCGGTGCTGTCGCTGCGGCCCTGGCGGCTGCTGATGAAGCGCTCGCTGCCGAAGGCCGAGATGATTCAGACGCAGGTGCTGCTGTGCGCCGCGGCGGCGGTCATCACCGCCGTCATCGGCGACAGCGTGGCCAAGGCCTTCGGCCTCGTGGGCCTGGGCGGCTTCGTGCGCTTCCGCTCCGGGCTGAAGGACCCGCGCGACGCGGCCATCCTCTTCCTCATGATTGGCCTGGGCATGGCGTGTGGCCACGGGGCACTGGGATTGGCGGGCATGGGCACGCTCTTCGTGGCCGCGCTGCTGTGGGTGCTGGACCTGTTCAACCGCGAGGAGAAGAGCGCGCCCAAGCAGCGGATGCTGGTGTCCGCGCAGGCGGATGACCTGGTGGGCGCCGAGGCCACGCTGCGGCAGGCGCTGCGGGAGCGGAACGTGCTGGTGAAGAGCTGCGCGCTCGACTTCGACGGTCGGCGCGTGGAGCTGGAAGTGGAGGAGCCGGAGCCAGGCTCCCTGGCGGCGGCGCTGGGCCGGACGGAGGGGGCACCCCTGCGGGGGCTGCGGTGGACAGCGGTGAGCCCCAAAGGGGCACGGGAGGACATGGTATGACGCGCAGTTGGGTGGCCGCGCTCGCGGCGGGTTGGGTGCTGGTGGCGTGTGGTGGGGGTGGCAGTCTGCCGCCGGGGGATGGACAGCAGTCGCCCATCGGCAATCCGGACGGGAGCATCGACCTGCCGGGCGACGCCGTGGACCCGGACGACCAGAACCCCGACGACCAGGACACCGGGGATGAGACCTCGCTGTGGCCGATGACGACGGGCTCCAGGTGGGTCTACGACATCAAGGACCCCGTCCATGGCGAGTTCCAGAAGACGGTGACGGTGCTGGGTCCCCGCGAGGTGCCGGAGACGCAGGGGAAGATGACGGCGGTGCTGATGCACAGCCGGCAGGACCGCTCCCTGAGCGGCGTGGTCTACGAGGAGTATTCGTGGCAGCTCGAGCTGACCAACGGCCTGGTGGTGCGGCTGCGCGAGGAGGACCACAAGGACGGTGACCGGGTGCGCACCACGACCTGGTCCCCCGCCACCGTGAAGTCCATGGCCCGCGTGCCGGAGACGCTGCCCTGGAGCTACCAGAGCGCGGTGCTGGAGCAGACGGTGCTGGGTGACGGGACGAAGGAGGACTCGGACCCCACCTACAACTGGCGCGTGGTGGAGAAGGGCCTGACGCTCCAGACGAAGGCGGGCACCTTCACCGACGTCATCAAGGTCCAGCGCGACAAGCTCAACGACGCGGGCGAGGTGAAGCAGGACAAGGTCCGCATCTACTGGCTCGCGCCCGGCGTGGGGAAGATTCGCGAGGAGGGCGAGCGGATTGAAGAGCTGTCCTCGTATGACGTGAAGAAGAAGTAGCGCCTGTCCGGGGAGGCGGCGGAGGCGGGAGCGCCCGCTCCGTCGCCTGCCCTGACGTGTCGATGGCTGGATGAAGGTTGGAGAATAGACGGTTGGGCCTCGGTCCCGAGCTCGTTCGGGAGGAGGCTTCATGCACCGGACTTCAACCTTCACTCTCGCGCCGCTCGTGGCGGTGCTGACGCTCGTGACGGGCGTCGCCTGCGCGGGCGTGCTGCCCCGAGACCCCTACCTCCAGAAGGTAGGACCGGACACGGCCACCGTGGCCTTCCGGCTCGCGGCCGACTGCGCGCCTACCGTCCTGTTTGGCGAGGGAGCGACCGACCAGTCCACGCCCTCCACGGCCAAGGGGCGCGTGCACGCGGTGGTCCTGACGGGCCTCAAGCCCGCCACCGAGTACACCTATGTGGTGGACGCCTGTGGCAAGGCGACGCCGGCCAGGCGCTTCCGCACCGCGCCCACGCCCGGCACGCGCAGCGTGCACTTCACCGCCGTGGGCGACTTCGGCACGGGCGGCTCGGACCAGAAGCAGGTGGCCGCGGCCATGCTCAAGGCCCGCCCCGAGCTGTTCGTGGCGCTGGGCGACAACGCCTACTCGTCCGGCACCGAGTCGGAAATCCAGAACAACCTCTTCGCTCCCATGGCGGAGCTGCTGTCCGAGGTGCCCCTCTTCGCGTCGCTCGGCAACCACGAGTACGTGACGAACCAGGGGCAGCCGTACCTGGACAACCTCTACCTGCCGTCCAACAACCCGGCGAACA comes from Pyxidicoccus trucidator and encodes:
- a CDS encoding VTC domain-containing protein gives rise to the protein MLSFAEGEVTKLRREFKLVLEEEATQALCGLLSQELGGHLPPPTRIVSVYFDRPGCPLASRALRTPDDCLKVRTKEYSPDLGAGGVQRVVVEVKRERRGLTQKRRVWVPRADLGRVLRGGAGLLPLIAGGSLIPVLAVTYKRHVYQATQSWRVTVDRDIAYHAITPELAMSQLALTAERLGPPQWMDHRVVVEVKHLGHVLPEWLASLNPGGAPAYSKFAEGMARVHAFVTDGVAGG
- the tmk gene encoding dTMP kinase yields the protein MFIDFEGIDGSGKTTLSNLLAARLKRLGYRVAHAREGGELQAPAARRVRELTRDSRLLEMSPRTEFFLNLARDAQQLDEVVAPALRRGEVCITDRYLYSQLALSGGGRGLPMSELLPACELASQGLWPDLVVLVDVDPDLARWRKRLGKLQSARVSDGDSRKGLAGAGLAVRVRESFLEMARKDPQRWLILENNDVPLRVLEQRLVDAVVARLEGREVPVQRIVPAPAALPSGATTVENAEERFFQALDSVEVREPALAAWMVGGLPGPSAHQRRLAYMERFPALTARGLGGLDDDAAWTLRDVLAPVAPAEVATSLGGLTGPRAMMLRERLYAQAPVEVLAGLKGDSSPQAWALRERGMRDGRLADVLSGLAGVDGDESWVVREAGMQRKLYADVARSLGGLTTGRADALREVLLAHDRLAVLRSTTGVSTPVARGLREALAGKALKLVLRSLTGLTTEEAWALREKGAPLTKEALDSVDGLDDSRAWQLRVAHLGRWPSTVVSSLKGLPLGPHARTLIDRVLEENPGRLPVLRNAYAVIATARYAVTHTRAPRPEAEVSPQLALQG
- a CDS encoding DUF4956 domain-containing protein, whose amino-acid sequence is MDPFSTILQSAKSELGSVPVAAMLPRMLAAALIGAVLSLRPWRLLMKRSLPKAEMIQTQVLLCAAAAVITAVIGDSVAKAFGLVGLGGFVRFRSGLKDPRDAAILFLMIGLGMACGHGALGLAGMGTLFVAALLWVLDLFNREEKSAPKQRMLVSAQADDLVGAEATLRQALRERNVLVKSCALDFDGRRVELEVEEPEPGSLAAALGRTEGAPLRGLRWTAVSPKGAREDMV